In Leifsonia sp. ZF2019, a genomic segment contains:
- a CDS encoding SGNH/GDSL hydrolase family protein: protein MTEETKSLTLNPQLEAFQASLLEKYATANRTAKRGQVVFVGSSLMEIFPIEQWQESGEVAFDAIIYNRAVRATTTAFLLAHLDTQIFDLEPSKVFINIGTNDIGFGVPEEEFLANEREIFRRIAERLPDCETCVLRFYPINTVDFRNDEDERALLATRSNHALQAASDAIERIAQEFGFPFIDVNAGLADERGELKKELTFDGAHLNPDGYRVVLSNLAPYL, encoded by the coding sequence ATGACCGAGGAGACGAAGTCGCTGACCCTCAACCCGCAACTGGAGGCGTTCCAAGCGTCGCTTCTTGAGAAGTACGCGACAGCGAACCGGACTGCGAAGCGTGGGCAGGTCGTCTTCGTCGGGTCCAGCCTCATGGAGATCTTCCCGATCGAGCAATGGCAGGAGAGCGGCGAGGTCGCGTTCGACGCGATCATCTACAACCGTGCCGTGCGTGCGACGACGACGGCGTTCCTCCTGGCCCACCTGGATACGCAGATCTTCGATCTCGAGCCGTCGAAGGTGTTCATCAACATCGGCACGAACGACATCGGGTTCGGGGTCCCGGAGGAGGAGTTCCTGGCGAACGAGCGGGAGATCTTCCGCAGGATCGCGGAGCGTCTGCCGGACTGTGAGACCTGTGTTTTGAGGTTCTACCCGATCAACACGGTGGACTTCCGGAACGACGAGGACGAGAGAGCGCTCCTCGCGACGCGCTCCAATCACGCTTTACAGGCCGCTTCGGACGCGATCGAGCGGATCGCGCAGGAGTTCGGATTCCCCTTCATCGACGTGAACGCCGGTCTGGCCGACGAACGGGGCGAGCTGAAGAAGGAGCTGACCTTCGATGGCGCCCACCTCAATCCGGACGGCTACCGGGTCGTGCTGTCGAACCTCGCGCCCTACCTCTGA
- a CDS encoding Asp23/Gls24 family envelope stress response protein, producing the protein MTDPHLPGDALIDGHTLDELSDYLARGRRPADPGIEDSAECRAALASLERLSRTTRDLLEEEAARVPVDDSWVGRILDGIRLDVQAGRRIPLAHPDPLAELALTEGSVRALVRSVGDSIDGVIVGRCRLDGDVETLGAPLAVHVEISVRYGVPFADVAERVRTAVAAELARHAELVVTEVDVTVTDVREDQSSNGGWG; encoded by the coding sequence ATGACCGATCCGCACCTCCCGGGCGATGCCCTCATCGACGGGCACACCCTCGACGAGCTCAGCGACTACCTGGCCAGGGGGCGCCGTCCGGCCGACCCGGGCATCGAGGACTCCGCGGAATGCCGCGCAGCGCTGGCCTCGCTCGAACGGCTCAGCCGCACGACCCGCGACCTCCTCGAGGAGGAAGCCGCGCGCGTGCCCGTCGACGATTCCTGGGTCGGCCGTATCCTCGACGGCATCCGGCTGGACGTGCAGGCGGGGCGGCGCATCCCCCTCGCCCATCCGGATCCGCTCGCCGAGCTCGCCCTGACGGAGGGCTCGGTCCGCGCGCTCGTCCGCAGTGTCGGGGATTCGATCGACGGAGTGATCGTGGGGCGGTGCCGGCTCGACGGAGACGTGGAGACCCTCGGCGCCCCGCTCGCCGTGCACGTGGAGATCTCCGTCCGATACGGCGTCCCCTTCGCCGACGTGGCCGAACGGGTGCGGACAGCGGTGGCGGCAGAGCTGGCCCGTCACGCCGAGCTCGTCGTCACGGAAGTGGACGTGACGGTCACCGACGTTCGCGAGGACCAGAGCAGCAACGGAGGGTGGGGATGA
- a CDS encoding Asp23/Gls24 family envelope stress response protein — MATTTTTTTTAGPAESALGKTVINDAVVAKVAGIAAREVPGVYALGGGAARALGALRDAVNATDLGQGISVEVGERQVAADVTIVAEYPVALQKVAADVRSAIAQAIERIVGLEVTEVNVTINDVHVPSDDDASDQEARVQ; from the coding sequence ATGGCCACCACCACGACCACCACCACCACCGCCGGCCCCGCCGAGTCCGCGCTGGGCAAGACCGTCATCAACGACGCCGTCGTTGCCAAAGTCGCCGGCATCGCCGCGCGCGAGGTGCCCGGTGTCTACGCCCTCGGAGGCGGCGCCGCCCGCGCGCTCGGCGCGCTCCGCGACGCCGTGAACGCGACGGATCTCGGCCAGGGCATCAGCGTCGAGGTCGGAGAGCGCCAGGTGGCGGCCGACGTGACCATCGTCGCCGAGTACCCGGTCGCACTCCAGAAGGTCGCAGCCGATGTCCGCTCCGCGATCGCGCAGGCGATCGAGCGGATCGTCGGGCTCGAGGTCACCGAGGTCAACGTGACGATCAACGACGTCCACGTCCCGAGCGACGACGACGCCAGCGACCAGGAGGCTCGAGTCCAGTGA
- a CDS encoding DUF6286 domain-containing protein, with the protein MSGVDARIVRRETHSPRSTAAVVTAIAIAVVVCWLALESVLHLLQLPPVLMSPRDILTRVAAAPSAGSATLVVVAIAAGLLGLVLLALSILPGRRPRRRLAAERLAIVADDTMLASALARRAAQVAGVAPDAVTVSLGRRSGTVRIVPVSGAPVDRDAVRNAVTEEFAAAGTGAPMRIAVVVPPSGKVGS; encoded by the coding sequence ATGAGCGGAGTGGACGCACGGATCGTGCGCCGGGAGACGCACTCCCCCCGGTCGACAGCGGCCGTGGTGACGGCGATCGCGATCGCCGTCGTCGTGTGCTGGCTGGCGCTGGAGAGCGTCCTGCACCTCCTTCAGCTGCCTCCGGTACTGATGAGCCCGCGTGACATCCTCACTCGCGTGGCGGCTGCCCCCTCCGCCGGATCCGCGACCCTGGTCGTCGTGGCGATCGCGGCGGGGCTCCTCGGCCTCGTGCTGCTCGCGCTCTCGATCCTCCCGGGCCGTCGGCCTCGCCGCCGCCTGGCGGCCGAGAGGCTCGCGATCGTCGCCGACGACACGATGCTCGCCTCGGCGCTGGCGCGCCGCGCGGCACAGGTCGCCGGAGTCGCTCCCGATGCGGTCACGGTCTCGCTCGGTCGGCGCAGCGGCACGGTGCGGATCGTCCCGGTCAGCGGAGCACCGGTCGACCGCGACGCCGTCCGGAACGCCGTCACGGAGGAGTTCGCTGCGGCGGGCACGGGAGCGCCGATGCGCATCGCCGTGGTCGTGCCGCCGAGCGGAAAGGTCGGATCATGA
- a CDS encoding carbohydrate ABC transporter permease, with product MSTLTSDLAQELKTGGAFRPDAPLPKPRRRRVRTRLGQTGMYVLLVVLLGIVLLPFIWMLSSSLKNDGDVLSVPIQWIPKEFVWSNYADIWTAIPMAGYLANSALLAVVITVLQVLTGSFAAYGFSKVRFPGRDALFLAYIATIAVPWQAYMIPQYIMMQQAGLTNTFTALILLQAFSAFGVFLMRQYYMTIPDELNEAARIDGLSDYGIWARIILPLSKPALASLALLTFVNTWNDYMGPFIYLSSNELWTVQIGLRSFIGQYSAQYAMIMTGSVISILPILVIFLAGQRYFIAGIATSGMKG from the coding sequence ATGTCCACTCTCACCTCCGACCTCGCCCAGGAGCTCAAGACGGGCGGCGCGTTCCGGCCCGACGCCCCGCTCCCGAAGCCCCGCCGCCGTCGCGTCAGGACCCGTCTCGGCCAGACGGGCATGTACGTGCTGCTCGTCGTGCTCCTCGGCATCGTGCTGCTGCCGTTCATCTGGATGCTCTCGTCGTCGCTGAAGAACGACGGCGATGTGCTCAGCGTGCCGATCCAGTGGATTCCGAAGGAGTTCGTCTGGAGCAACTACGCGGACATCTGGACGGCGATCCCGATGGCCGGGTACCTCGCCAACTCGGCGCTGCTCGCCGTCGTGATCACGGTGCTGCAGGTGCTGACCGGCAGCTTCGCTGCCTACGGCTTCTCGAAGGTCCGCTTCCCGGGCCGCGATGCGCTCTTCCTCGCCTACATCGCCACGATCGCGGTGCCGTGGCAGGCGTACATGATCCCGCAGTACATCATGATGCAGCAGGCCGGGCTCACGAACACCTTCACCGCGCTCATCCTGTTGCAGGCCTTCAGCGCGTTCGGCGTCTTCCTGATGCGCCAGTACTACATGACCATCCCGGACGAGCTCAACGAGGCCGCGCGCATCGACGGCCTGAGCGACTACGGCATCTGGGCGCGGATCATCCTGCCCCTCTCGAAGCCGGCGCTCGCCTCGCTCGCACTGCTCACCTTCGTGAACACCTGGAACGACTACATGGGACCGTTCATCTACCTGTCGAGCAACGAGCTGTGGACGGTGCAGATCGGCCTGCGCTCCTTCATCGGCCAATACTCGGCGCAGTACGCGATGATCATGACGGGGTCGGTCATCTCCATCCTGCCGATCCTCGTGATCTTCCTGGCCGGTCAGCGCTACTTCATCGCCGGCATCGCGACGAGCGGGATGAAGGGATGA
- a CDS encoding carbohydrate ABC transporter permease, with product MTTITQRRGPAGEPTPRRAPRGLRRRSTLIGWSFILPNFLGFALFTLVPVIAAFGLAFMHWDSYNAPTWAGIDNFLRLFRDDDFRIALQNTVLYAVGHVPLTLALSLGLALLLNQKLRGIAFFRVAIFFPYITSLVAIAIVWNMLFDPTSGPINQFLHAIGIADAPGWTASTTWALPAVIITSVWRDMGYYMVLFLAGLQAIPREYYEAAQVDGAGRWRSFWNVTLPSLRPTTFLVLVLLSVSSFKVFDLVFVMTQGGPGRATLVLSQLIYQDGILNGEFGYSSAISLVLFLIVLLVTVFQFRIQQRRER from the coding sequence ATGACCACCATCACGCAACGACGCGGACCCGCCGGGGAGCCGACTCCCCGGCGGGCGCCCCGCGGGCTCCGCCGTCGGAGCACACTCATCGGCTGGAGCTTCATCCTCCCGAACTTCCTCGGGTTCGCCCTCTTCACCCTGGTGCCCGTGATCGCCGCCTTCGGGCTGGCGTTCATGCACTGGGACTCGTACAACGCGCCGACCTGGGCCGGGATCGACAACTTCCTGCGTCTGTTCCGCGACGACGACTTCCGCATCGCGCTGCAGAACACCGTGCTCTACGCCGTGGGGCACGTGCCGCTCACGCTGGCGCTCTCACTCGGACTCGCGCTGCTGCTGAACCAGAAGCTGCGCGGCATCGCCTTCTTCCGCGTCGCGATCTTCTTCCCGTACATCACGTCGCTGGTCGCGATCGCCATCGTCTGGAACATGCTGTTCGACCCGACCAGCGGGCCGATCAACCAGTTCCTCCACGCCATCGGGATCGCGGACGCCCCGGGATGGACGGCGAGCACGACCTGGGCGCTGCCCGCCGTGATCATCACGAGCGTCTGGCGCGACATGGGCTACTACATGGTCCTGTTCCTCGCCGGCCTCCAGGCCATCCCGCGCGAGTACTACGAGGCGGCGCAGGTGGATGGCGCCGGCCGCTGGCGCTCCTTCTGGAACGTCACGCTGCCGTCGCTGCGCCCCACGACCTTCCTCGTGCTCGTGCTGCTGAGCGTGTCGAGCTTCAAGGTCTTCGACCTCGTCTTCGTGATGACGCAGGGCGGCCCGGGCCGGGCGACGCTCGTGCTCTCCCAGCTCATCTACCAGGACGGCATCCTCAACGGCGAGTTCGGCTACTCGTCCGCGATCTCGCTCGTCCTGTTCCTGATCGTCCTGCTCGTGACGGTCTTCCAGTTCCGCATCCAGCAGAGACGGGAGCGCTGA
- a CDS encoding DUF624 domain-containing protein: MSGQAARAARPPRGLARLRHETLDSIFGYVYAVLMVDLLLAVANLPLVAVLFAARDALQAWPLVLLLSLTVSPSLAGAFEVYRTLGDGHPQPFSAFWRGYRRRGLAAGLVGLAAAVLVGFVLYDAAVVAGTVWAALLGPTLLVVALLAVVTALTAIAGLTVFAAASARAIFKAALYVAVRRWYFSAVALALVGLSILAVLMQPVLGLLAPGLLLYAVFANAHYGFRQVLRKEG; the protein is encoded by the coding sequence ATGAGCGGCCAGGCCGCCCGCGCCGCACGGCCACCGCGGGGCCTCGCGCGACTGCGGCACGAGACCCTCGACTCGATCTTCGGGTACGTCTATGCCGTCCTCATGGTGGATCTGCTGCTCGCGGTCGCGAACCTCCCGCTCGTCGCGGTGCTGTTCGCGGCGCGGGATGCGCTCCAGGCCTGGCCCCTGGTGCTGCTGCTCTCGCTGACCGTCTCACCGTCGCTGGCGGGCGCGTTCGAGGTCTACCGCACGCTGGGCGACGGGCATCCCCAGCCGTTCTCGGCATTCTGGCGCGGCTATCGGCGACGCGGGCTCGCGGCCGGCCTGGTGGGGCTGGCCGCCGCGGTCCTCGTGGGTTTCGTCCTCTATGACGCGGCGGTCGTCGCCGGCACGGTCTGGGCCGCCCTGCTCGGGCCGACCCTCCTCGTCGTGGCCCTGCTCGCGGTCGTCACGGCGCTCACCGCCATCGCCGGTCTCACCGTTTTCGCCGCGGCGTCGGCGCGCGCGATCTTCAAGGCCGCCCTCTACGTGGCCGTGCGACGCTGGTACTTCAGCGCCGTCGCCCTCGCTCTCGTCGGGCTGAGCATCCTCGCGGTGCTGATGCAGCCCGTCCTGGGGCTGCTCGCCCCGGGCCTCCTGCTCTACGCCGTCTTCGCGAACGCCCACTACGGCTTCCGGCAGGTGCTGCGGAAGGAAGGGTGA
- a CDS encoding CsbD family protein, producing MSAADKIKNTAQELKGKAEEAIGKLTDDDKKVAEGKADQAAAKVKNAGEDIKDAFSK from the coding sequence ATGAGCGCTGCCGACAAGATCAAGAACACCGCGCAGGAGCTGAAGGGCAAGGCCGAGGAGGCCATCGGCAAGCTGACCGACGACGACAAGAAGGTCGCCGAGGGTAAGGCGGACCAGGCCGCCGCGAAGGTCAAGAACGCCGGCGAGGACATCAAGGACGCCTTCTCGAAGTAG
- a CDS encoding hydroxyacid dehydrogenase has protein sequence MTRDRRWTERLGLAAMTEITPPEALVVMDRDVFERQFDAPRLARLHRLARVPDPVLADDLDDPALADRLATVEVLLTGWGAPRLDAARLDRMPRLRAMLHCAGTVRPQVTPEFWERGIRATSVAEANAVPVAEYTLAAIILAGKKAPFIAADPQVRRDHGLQIHRYGELSNLGRTIGVVGFSRVGRRVVDLVQQLDDVVCLVADPYADPVDILAAGGVPTRLDDLLPRVDVLSLHAPALPSTRHMIAAPQLAALPDHATLINTARGSLVDTAALERECASGRLNAILDVTDPEPLPEDSPLYRLPNVMVTPHLAGSLGSEIHRMTDAALDELERYATGEPLLDEVTSEALRLSA, from the coding sequence ATGACCCGCGATCGCCGCTGGACGGAAAGGCTGGGCCTGGCGGCGATGACCGAGATCACTCCCCCCGAAGCGCTCGTGGTGATGGACCGCGACGTGTTCGAGCGTCAGTTCGACGCGCCCCGACTGGCACGCCTCCATCGGTTGGCACGCGTGCCCGACCCCGTGCTCGCCGACGACCTGGACGACCCCGCGCTGGCGGACCGGCTCGCGACCGTGGAGGTGCTGCTCACCGGGTGGGGAGCGCCCCGCCTCGACGCCGCGCGGCTCGACCGCATGCCGCGCCTGCGGGCGATGCTGCACTGCGCGGGCACGGTGCGCCCGCAGGTGACGCCCGAGTTCTGGGAGCGCGGCATCCGCGCGACTTCCGTCGCCGAGGCCAACGCCGTCCCGGTCGCCGAGTACACGCTCGCCGCGATCATCCTGGCCGGCAAGAAGGCGCCGTTCATCGCCGCCGACCCGCAGGTGCGCCGCGACCACGGGCTCCAGATCCACCGCTACGGAGAACTGTCGAACCTCGGGCGCACCATCGGCGTCGTCGGCTTCAGCCGGGTCGGCCGCCGCGTCGTCGACCTCGTGCAGCAGCTCGACGACGTCGTGTGCCTGGTCGCCGACCCCTACGCCGACCCGGTCGACATCCTCGCCGCCGGGGGAGTACCGACGCGCCTCGACGACCTCCTGCCGCGCGTCGACGTGCTGTCGCTGCACGCTCCCGCACTGCCGTCGACCCGGCACATGATCGCCGCGCCGCAGCTGGCCGCGCTGCCCGACCACGCCACCCTCATCAACACCGCGCGGGGGAGTCTGGTCGACACCGCGGCGCTCGAGCGCGAGTGCGCCTCCGGCCGGCTCAACGCCATCCTCGACGTCACCGACCCGGAGCCGCTGCCCGAGGACTCCCCGCTGTACCGCCTCCCGAATGTGATGGTCACCCCGCACCTCGCGGGATCCCTCGGGTCGGAGATCCACCGCATGACCGACGCCGCCCTCGACGAGCTGGAGCGCTACGCGACCGGCGAGCCGTTGCTCGACGAGGTGACGAGCGAGGCGCTCCGCCTGAGCGCCTGA
- a CDS encoding ABC transporter substrate-binding protein, which produces MKRSLIAVAAAAAALALGLAGCAGTGSTGSGSGSSGSTTLRVAVWNLQQTPEFGALFSAFEKANPSITIQPVDILAANYEDKITTMLAGGDTTDIITVKNLTDYAGYAQKKQLVDVSDVVKGLPTADIPATESYKSGDATYAVPYRQDFSVLYYNKKMFADAGVADPENLTWDEFAADAAKLTKGDGADKVYGAYIHTWNSMVQGYAAAQQDKSYDKTDYSWMTDQYELTLGMQKAGTIMDWATANSQQVQYKDMFEKGKAAMVPMGTWLIAPLLADTKAGTTDVDWGIAPVPQLKSGTKITTMGGPTGFGINKNSKNIEAAKKFLAFAAGPDGAKAVAGVGIVPAYHSDEITQQYFGLPGMPSDALSKKAFDPDVIRPDGPTGANAAAIGTILNQEHQLIMTGSSSVSDALAEMGSRVKSDVLHQ; this is translated from the coding sequence ATGAAGAGATCCCTGATCGCCGTCGCCGCCGCTGCGGCGGCGCTCGCCCTGGGCCTCGCCGGCTGCGCCGGCACGGGCTCGACCGGATCGGGCTCGGGCTCGTCCGGCTCGACGACGCTGCGCGTCGCCGTCTGGAACCTGCAGCAGACCCCCGAGTTCGGCGCGCTGTTCAGCGCGTTCGAGAAGGCGAACCCGTCGATCACCATCCAGCCCGTCGACATCCTCGCCGCGAACTACGAGGACAAGATCACCACGATGCTGGCCGGCGGAGACACCACCGACATCATCACCGTCAAGAACCTCACCGACTACGCCGGCTACGCACAGAAGAAGCAGCTCGTCGACGTCTCCGACGTGGTGAAGGGGCTCCCGACCGCCGACATCCCGGCGACCGAGAGTTACAAATCGGGCGACGCCACCTACGCCGTGCCGTACCGCCAGGACTTCTCGGTGCTCTACTACAACAAGAAGATGTTCGCCGACGCCGGAGTCGCGGACCCTGAGAACCTCACCTGGGACGAGTTCGCCGCCGACGCCGCGAAGCTCACGAAGGGCGACGGCGCCGACAAGGTCTACGGCGCCTACATCCACACCTGGAACTCCATGGTGCAGGGCTACGCCGCAGCGCAGCAGGACAAGAGCTACGACAAGACCGACTACTCCTGGATGACCGACCAGTACGAGCTGACGCTGGGCATGCAGAAGGCCGGAACGATCATGGACTGGGCGACGGCCAACAGCCAGCAGGTGCAGTACAAGGACATGTTCGAGAAGGGCAAGGCCGCCATGGTCCCGATGGGCACCTGGCTCATCGCGCCCCTGCTGGCCGACACCAAGGCCGGCACGACCGACGTCGACTGGGGCATCGCGCCGGTCCCGCAGCTGAAGTCCGGCACGAAGATCACCACGATGGGCGGCCCGACCGGGTTCGGCATCAACAAGAACTCCAAGAATATCGAGGCGGCCAAGAAGTTCCTGGCGTTCGCCGCCGGGCCGGACGGAGCCAAGGCCGTCGCCGGCGTCGGCATCGTGCCCGCCTACCACAGCGACGAGATCACCCAGCAGTACTTCGGCCTCCCGGGGATGCCCTCCGATGCGCTGTCGAAGAAGGCGTTCGACCCCGACGTGATCCGCCCGGACGGGCCCACCGGCGCGAATGCCGCGGCGATCGGCACCATCCTGAACCAGGAGCACCAGCTCATCATGACCGGCAGTTCGTCCGTCTCCGACGCGCTCGCCGAGATGGGCTCGCGCGTGAAGTCCGACGTGCTCCACCAGTAG
- a CDS encoding RNA polymerase sigma factor, translating into MSGRLLDDAGDDTLAGRAADGDTVAFEVLVRRHGPLMRAYARRMLGSTYESDDVVQETFVTAWRRLGELQEGTAIKSWLMRILSRRCIDRIRARHDHDDVSEVDAAAPARDDPEHRAEVRTASEALGRALDDLPELQRRCWVLREAGQYSYDEIAQELGIPVSTVRGQLARGRRRLLEAMEEWR; encoded by the coding sequence ATGAGCGGTCGCCTCCTCGACGATGCCGGAGACGACACTCTCGCCGGGCGCGCGGCCGATGGCGACACGGTCGCGTTCGAGGTCCTGGTGCGCAGACACGGCCCGCTGATGCGCGCCTACGCGCGCCGCATGCTGGGGTCCACCTACGAATCCGACGACGTGGTCCAGGAGACGTTCGTCACGGCCTGGAGGAGGCTGGGCGAGCTGCAGGAGGGGACCGCGATCAAGTCGTGGCTGATGCGGATCCTGAGCCGGCGGTGCATCGACCGGATCCGTGCGCGCCACGACCACGACGACGTCAGTGAGGTCGACGCGGCCGCGCCCGCGCGCGACGATCCCGAGCACCGGGCCGAGGTGCGCACGGCGAGCGAGGCCCTGGGCAGGGCGCTCGACGATCTGCCCGAGCTGCAGAGGAGGTGCTGGGTGCTGCGAGAAGCAGGACAGTACAGTTACGACGAGATCGCGCAGGAACTCGGCATCCCGGTCTCCACCGTCCGAGGGCAGCTGGCGCGCGGACGACGACGATTGCTCGAGGCGATGGAGGAGTGGCGATGA
- a CDS encoding MFS transporter, with amino-acid sequence MSTESIARPRTYLSMKAAWMPLAALCLAFFVEMVDNTLLSVALPTIGRSLGGDTTSLQWITGAYSLTFGGLLLTAGSIADRFGRRRVLQVGLALFGLLSLGVLLVTTTGELIALRALLGVAAAAMAPITNSLVFRLFDDEKLRMRAITLMMVVGMSGFVLGPLLAGSVLAHLPWQWLLLVNAPIALVACLGVHFGVAPDTAEGLTKDRLDIPGAVLSILTIGLACYTLTSGVQNGWLSPVTIAVAVGAVASLVLFIVRERRAAAPMLDLSLFRGGTVRGAAIAQIGTSLAMAGVMFALVLHFQYAWGWTPLVAGLANLPIIVTMIFATPLTEWLVRRFGHRMACFVGAVLLAAGLALMGWSVQQNYLAIALAMIVMTIGLRTVMTICAVALVGAMPENRTSMGAAMNDAAQEVGTSIGTAVVGTLIAALVTTVLPNGAWNFELVASFFRGEQVIFGILAVAVGVIAGVGALTLTNSRTVDEHAPAEEQGVV; translated from the coding sequence ATGAGCACCGAATCCATCGCCCGACCGCGCACCTACCTCTCCATGAAGGCCGCGTGGATGCCCCTCGCCGCGCTGTGCCTCGCCTTCTTCGTCGAGATGGTCGACAACACCCTGCTGTCCGTCGCCCTCCCGACGATCGGTCGCAGCCTCGGTGGCGACACCACCTCCCTGCAGTGGATCACCGGTGCATACTCGCTGACCTTCGGGGGCCTGCTGCTGACGGCCGGGTCGATCGCCGACCGGTTCGGCCGTCGTCGCGTGCTCCAGGTGGGGCTCGCGCTGTTCGGCCTGCTGAGCCTGGGCGTGCTGCTGGTCACCACCACGGGCGAGCTCATCGCGTTGCGCGCGCTGCTCGGCGTCGCTGCGGCGGCGATGGCGCCGATCACCAATTCCCTGGTGTTCCGGTTGTTCGACGACGAGAAGCTGCGGATGCGCGCGATCACCCTGATGATGGTCGTGGGCATGTCGGGCTTCGTTCTCGGGCCGCTGCTGGCAGGCAGCGTGCTCGCGCACCTCCCCTGGCAGTGGCTGCTGCTCGTGAACGCGCCGATCGCCCTCGTCGCGTGTCTCGGCGTGCACTTCGGCGTCGCGCCGGACACGGCCGAAGGGCTCACGAAGGACAGGCTCGACATCCCCGGCGCCGTGCTCAGCATCCTGACGATCGGCCTCGCCTGCTACACCCTCACGAGCGGCGTGCAGAACGGATGGCTGTCCCCGGTCACGATCGCGGTCGCGGTCGGCGCCGTCGCGTCTCTCGTCCTGTTCATCGTGCGCGAGCGCCGGGCGGCAGCGCCGATGCTCGACCTGTCGCTGTTCCGCGGGGGGACTGTCCGTGGCGCAGCCATCGCCCAGATCGGCACCTCCCTCGCCATGGCCGGCGTGATGTTCGCTCTCGTGCTGCACTTCCAGTACGCGTGGGGCTGGACGCCGCTGGTCGCGGGGCTGGCGAACCTGCCCATCATCGTCACGATGATCTTCGCGACCCCGCTCACCGAGTGGCTCGTCCGTCGCTTCGGGCACCGGATGGCGTGTTTCGTCGGTGCCGTGCTGCTGGCGGCCGGGCTCGCGCTGATGGGGTGGAGCGTCCAGCAGAACTACCTGGCCATCGCGCTCGCCATGATCGTGATGACGATCGGGCTCCGCACGGTCATGACCATCTGCGCGGTGGCGCTCGTGGGAGCGATGCCCGAGAACCGCACGTCGATGGGCGCGGCGATGAACGATGCAGCGCAGGAGGTGGGCACGAGCATCGGCACGGCTGTCGTCGGAACGCTCATCGCCGCCCTCGTCACCACCGTTCTGCCGAACGGGGCGTGGAACTTCGAACTGGTCGCGTCCTTCTTCCGCGGCGAGCAGGTGATCTTCGGCATCCTCGCCGTCGCCGTCGGTGTCATCGCGGGCGTCGGAGCACTCACGCTGACCAACTCGCGCACCGTCGACGAGCACGCGCCCGCCGAGGAGCAGGGCGTCGTCTAA
- a CDS encoding TetR/AcrR family transcriptional regulator — MSSAQRDTDRRTRRRTTAERPRASLSLESVLAEAVAILDESGEQGLTIRALAARLGGGPASVYWYVSGRDELLDLAADSVLAGVLEEVADVASDDPIAELRTIAHVLFDTLADRPWLGAYAMRDTGRQTHSLMLYERIGEQVMRLGLTARQSFYAASAVVGFVIGTAADMGQELPDAVTSGELDQKEYLAEATRQWRALDPARYPFIHHIVDEFSVHEDRDQFRAGLDLLLAGLELQARGAAGPRG, encoded by the coding sequence ATGAGCAGCGCACAGCGGGACACCGACCGACGCACACGTCGCCGCACGACGGCGGAACGTCCCCGCGCCTCGCTCTCGCTCGAGTCCGTGCTGGCCGAAGCCGTCGCGATCCTGGACGAGTCGGGCGAGCAGGGACTCACCATCCGCGCGCTGGCCGCCCGGCTCGGAGGCGGCCCGGCGAGCGTGTACTGGTACGTGTCGGGGCGTGATGAGCTCCTCGACCTCGCCGCGGACTCCGTGCTCGCCGGCGTGCTGGAGGAGGTCGCCGATGTGGCATCGGACGACCCGATCGCCGAGTTGCGCACCATCGCCCATGTGCTCTTCGACACCCTCGCCGACCGCCCCTGGCTGGGCGCTTATGCGATGCGTGACACCGGACGCCAGACCCATTCGCTGATGTTGTACGAGCGGATCGGCGAACAGGTCATGCGACTCGGCCTCACCGCGCGGCAGAGCTTCTACGCGGCCTCCGCCGTGGTCGGCTTCGTGATCGGCACCGCGGCCGACATGGGCCAGGAACTCCCCGACGCCGTCACCTCCGGCGAGCTCGACCAGAAGGAGTACCTGGCCGAGGCGACCCGGCAATGGCGCGCCCTGGACCCGGCGCGATACCCGTTCATCCACCACATCGTCGACGAGTTCTCGGTGCACGAAGACCGCGACCAGTTCCGCGCCGGCCTGGACCTGCTGCTGGCCGGGCTCGAGTTGCAGGCGAGAGGGGCGGCGGGGCCCCGCGGCTGA